The genomic region GCTGGGGAATTATTACCTGGAGTATTCCACGTAAGTGCTAGAGCATTAGCTGGACATGCTTTATCAATTTTCGGAGATCACTCTGACGTTATGGCTGCAAGACAAACTGGATGCGCTATGCTTGCATCTGGAAGTGTTCAAGAAGTTATGGACTTAGCTGGGGTTGCTCATTTAGCAACTATTAAAGGAAGAGTACCTTTCGTTCACTTCTTTGATGGATTCAGAACTTCTCACGAAGTACAAAAAATTGAAGTTATCGAATACGATGAGTTTGAAAAATTAGTTGATTGGGATGCTGTTAGAGCATTTAGAAATAATGCATTAAATCCAGAGCACCCAGTATTAAGAGGAACAGCTCAAAATCCAGATATCTTCTTCCAAGCTAAAGAAGCATCAAACAGATTCTACGATGCTTTACCAGATATCGTAAATGATTATATGCAAGAAATTAACAAGTTAAGAGGAACTGATTACAAACCATTTAACTACTATGGTGCACCAGATGCAGAAAACATCATCATTGCCATGGGTTCAGTTACAGATGCAATTGAAGAAACAATTGACTACTTAGCAAAAAAAGGAGAAAAAGTAGGGGTTCTTAAAGTTCACCTTTACAGACCATTCTCTGAAAAATACTTCTTTGATGTATTACCACAAACAGTAAAAAGAATTACTGTTTTAGATAGATGTAAAGAGCCAGGTTCTTTAGGAGAGCCATTATTAGAAGATATCAAAACTATGTTCTACGATAAAGATGTTAGACCAATGATTATTGGTGGTAGATTTGGATTAGGATCAAAAGATACTACTCCAGCTCAAATCAAAGCTGTTTATGATAACTTAAAAGCTGAGACTCCTAAAAAAGGATTCACAGTTGGTATCGTAGATGACGTAACTAACACTTCAATCGAAGTTACAGATAAAATTTCTGCAGCACCAGAAGGTACAATTAGATGTAAATTCTGGGGATTAGGTTCAGACGGAACTGTTGGAGCAAACAAAAGTGCTATCAAAATTATCGGAGATAACACTGATATGTATGCTCAAGCATATTTCTCATATGACTCTAAAAAATCTGGTGGGGTTACTATTTCTCACTTAAGATTTGGAAAACAACCAATTAAATCAACTTATTTAATTGATGAGGCTGACTTTATTGCCTGTCACAATCAATCATATGTTAACCAATATGATTTATTAAAAGGATTAAAACCAGGTGGTACTTTCTTACTAAACTGTATGTGGTCACAAGAAGAGTTAGATGCAAAGTTACCAGCTAAAATGAAAAAATACCTTGCAGATAACAACATCAACTTCTACACAATCAATGCTACTGATATCGCAGTAGAATTAGGATTAGGTGGAAAAATCAATATGATTATGGAAGCTTCTTTCTTTAAATTAGCTGACGTAATTGCATTAGAAGATGCTGTAAGACTTATGAAAGAGTCTATCGTAGATGACTACGGAATGAAAGGTTCAAAAGTTGTTGAAATGAACAACGCTGCTGTAGACCGTGGAATCGAATCTTTAGTAAAAGTTGACGTTCCTGCTACTTGGGGAAGTGTTGCTATTGAAGAAGCTGCTGCTACTGCAGAAGAGCCAGCATTTATCACTAACATCTTAAGACCAATGAATGCTCAAGCTGGAGATGCTCTACCAGTAAGTACTTTCGTTGGAGTAGAAGATGGTACATTCCCTCTTGAAACTTCAAGATACGAAAAAAGATGTATCGGAGTTACAGTACCAGAGTGGATTGCAGAAAATTGTATACAATGTAACCAATGTTCATTCGTATGTCCACATGCTGCAATTAGACCATTCTTATTAAATGAAGAAGAAATGAGCAAAGCACCAGAAGGATTTAACACCTTAAAACCTGTTGGTAAAGAGTTCGAAGGATTACAATATAGATTACAAGTTAGCCCACTTGACTGTACAGGTTGTGGAAACTGCGTTGACATCTGTCCATCTAAAAACAAAGCAATTGTTATGATGCCAGTTGAGCCACAAGTTGAAGCACAAAAAGAAAACTGGGATTTCGCAGTAACTATCGAGGATAAATCTTATTTAACAAATATTGAAACAGTTAAAGGAAGCCAATTTGCTCAACCATTATTTGAGTTCTCAGGAGCTTGTGCAGGTTGTGGAGAGACTCCTTATGTAAAACTTATTACTCAATTATTTGGAGATAGAATGGTAATTGGTAATGCAACTGGATGTTCTTCTATCTACGGAGGAAGTGCTCCATCAGTACCATACTGTACAAATAAAGAAGGCAAAGGTCCAGCTTGGGCAAACTCATTATTCGAAGACAATGCTGAATTCGGATATGGTATGTTCTTAGGAAACGCTCAAATTAGAGACAGAATTGCTAACTATATGAATCAAGCATTAGAAATGAATATATCTGCAGAGTTAAAAGAAGCTTTCCAAGCATGGTTAGCTGGTAAAGACGATGCAAAAGCTTCTAAAGCTGCAACAGCTACAATGTTACCTCTTCTTAAAAAAGAAGCTGCAGACAATAAAGTAGTTGCTGATATCTTAGATTTAAAAGACTTCTTCATTAAACAATCTACTTGGGTATTTGGTGGAGACGGTTGGGCATATGACATCGGATTCGGTGGTTTAGACCATGTTATCGCATCTGGTGAAGACGTAAACATTTTAGTTATGGATACTGAGGTTTACTCAAATACTGGAGGACAATCTTCTAAAGCATCTCCAACAGCTGCAATTGCTAAATTTGCTACTGCTGGTAAGAAAACTAAGAAGAAAGACCTAGGTATGATTGCAATGAGCTACGGATATGTTTATGTTGCTCAAATAGCTATGGGAGCTGACAAAAACCAAGCACTTAAAGCTATTAAAGAAGCAGAAGCTTATAACGGA from Serpentinicella alkaliphila harbors:
- the nifJ gene encoding pyruvate:ferredoxin (flavodoxin) oxidoreductase encodes the protein MARKMKTMDGNCAAAHVAYAFTDVAAIYPITPSSNMAEYVDEWSSYGQKNMFGQEVKVVEMQSEAGAAGAVHGSLAVGALTTTFTASQGLLLMIPNMYKIAGELLPGVFHVSARALAGHALSIFGDHSDVMAARQTGCAMLASGSVQEVMDLAGVAHLATIKGRVPFVHFFDGFRTSHEVQKIEVIEYDEFEKLVDWDAVRAFRNNALNPEHPVLRGTAQNPDIFFQAKEASNRFYDALPDIVNDYMQEINKLRGTDYKPFNYYGAPDAENIIIAMGSVTDAIEETIDYLAKKGEKVGVLKVHLYRPFSEKYFFDVLPQTVKRITVLDRCKEPGSLGEPLLEDIKTMFYDKDVRPMIIGGRFGLGSKDTTPAQIKAVYDNLKAETPKKGFTVGIVDDVTNTSIEVTDKISAAPEGTIRCKFWGLGSDGTVGANKSAIKIIGDNTDMYAQAYFSYDSKKSGGVTISHLRFGKQPIKSTYLIDEADFIACHNQSYVNQYDLLKGLKPGGTFLLNCMWSQEELDAKLPAKMKKYLADNNINFYTINATDIAVELGLGGKINMIMEASFFKLADVIALEDAVRLMKESIVDDYGMKGSKVVEMNNAAVDRGIESLVKVDVPATWGSVAIEEAAATAEEPAFITNILRPMNAQAGDALPVSTFVGVEDGTFPLETSRYEKRCIGVTVPEWIAENCIQCNQCSFVCPHAAIRPFLLNEEEMSKAPEGFNTLKPVGKEFEGLQYRLQVSPLDCTGCGNCVDICPSKNKAIVMMPVEPQVEAQKENWDFAVTIEDKSYLTNIETVKGSQFAQPLFEFSGACAGCGETPYVKLITQLFGDRMVIGNATGCSSIYGGSAPSVPYCTNKEGKGPAWANSLFEDNAEFGYGMFLGNAQIRDRIANYMNQALEMNISAELKEAFQAWLAGKDDAKASKAATATMLPLLKKEAADNKVVADILDLKDFFIKQSTWVFGGDGWAYDIGFGGLDHVIASGEDVNILVMDTEVYSNTGGQSSKASPTAAIAKFATAGKKTKKKDLGMIAMSYGYVYVAQIAMGADKNQALKAIKEAEAYNGPSVIIAYSPCIAHGIQAGMGKTQEQARRAVETGYWHLYRYNPELKDQGKNPFILDSKEPTASFRDFLMSEVRYKSLTKSFPEIAEKLFEKNEQEAKERYEGYKRLAQL